Proteins encoded in a region of the Streptomyces sp. NBC_01381 genome:
- a CDS encoding thioesterase II family protein yields MGSSHWIRRMGVTGQGDLRLVCFAHAGGAVTSFTGLARALAPDVEVLGVQYPGRQDRHREQPVEEIPRMAEAVNAELGAILSDGRPCAFFGHSMGALVAFEAAVSLRGDQPSKELTRLFVSGRAAPLAGPRPGDLLSGAEELLTELHRLGGVGKDILDDPEMVSMIMPAVRADYRALAAYRMTPGASLDCPVTVLTGEADPLVSPEEAAQWQGLTSAPTEVRVFPGGHFYLQDQVQQVAAAVRESLLSS; encoded by the coding sequence ATGGGCAGCAGCCACTGGATACGGCGGATGGGGGTGACGGGCCAGGGGGACCTCCGGCTGGTGTGCTTTGCGCATGCGGGCGGCGCCGTCACCTCCTTCACGGGGCTCGCGCGGGCGCTGGCACCAGATGTCGAGGTGCTGGGGGTGCAGTACCCGGGCCGCCAGGACCGCCACAGGGAGCAGCCGGTCGAGGAGATTCCCCGTATGGCCGAGGCCGTCAACGCGGAGCTGGGCGCGATCCTCTCGGACGGGCGTCCGTGCGCGTTCTTCGGGCACAGCATGGGCGCGCTCGTGGCCTTCGAAGCGGCGGTGTCGCTGCGTGGGGACCAGCCGTCGAAGGAACTCACGCGCCTGTTCGTCTCCGGCCGTGCCGCTCCGCTGGCGGGGCCGCGCCCCGGCGATCTGCTGTCCGGGGCCGAGGAGTTGCTGACCGAGCTGCACCGGCTGGGGGGTGTCGGCAAGGACATCCTGGACGACCCCGAGATGGTCTCGATGATCATGCCGGCGGTGCGGGCCGACTACCGGGCGCTTGCGGCGTACCGCATGACCCCGGGCGCCTCGCTGGACTGCCCGGTCACGGTGCTGACCGGGGAGGCGGACCCGCTCGTCTCGCCGGAAGAGGCGGCGCAGTGGCAGGGCCTCACCTCGGCCCCCACCGAGGTGCGCGTCTTCCCCGGCGGCCACTTCTATCTCCAGGACCAGG